A region of Sphingomonas sp. DNA encodes the following proteins:
- the rnk gene encoding nucleoside diphosphate kinase regulator, which yields MTTDTDVRARPRIRLIDEQADIITQLALQAESRMPDVAALLLEEVDRAEIYGIDTLPAEVVTLGAEVEFLDEGSGQHRRVTIVLPAHADIEAGRVSILTPVGAGLIGLAVGQAIDWPDMAGRSRRLRILSVGRTG from the coding sequence ATGACCACCGATACCGACGTGCGCGCGCGGCCGCGCATCCGCCTCATCGACGAACAGGCCGACATCATCACCCAGCTCGCGTTGCAGGCCGAATCGCGCATGCCGGACGTCGCGGCCCTGTTGCTCGAGGAAGTCGATCGGGCGGAGATATATGGCATCGACACGCTACCCGCCGAAGTCGTTACCTTGGGGGCAGAGGTCGAATTCCTCGACGAAGGCAGCGGCCAGCACCGCCGCGTCACCATCGTTTTGCCCGCCCATGCGGATATCGAAGCGGGCCGGGTGTCGATCCTGACGCCGGTCGGGGCGGGGTTGATCGGCCTGGCCGTCGGCCAGGCGATCGACTGGCCCGACATGGCGGGCCGATCAAGGCGGCTGCGGATCCTGTCGGTGGGCCGGACGGGCTGA